One genomic window of Gossypium hirsutum isolate 1008001.06 chromosome D11, Gossypium_hirsutum_v2.1, whole genome shotgun sequence includes the following:
- the LOC107912654 gene encoding 60S ribosomal protein L13-1, which produces MVKHNNVVPNGHFKKHWQNYVKTWFNQPARKARRRIARQKKAVRIFPRPTSGPLRPIVHGQTLKYNMKLRAGKGFTLEELKAAGISKKLAPTIGIAVDHRRKNKSLEGLQANVQRLKTYKAKLVVFPRQARKFKAGDSTAEELATATQVQGSYMPISREKPSVELVKVTEEMKSFKAYNKLRVERTNERHIGARLKKAAEAEKEDKK; this is translated from the exons ATGGTTAAGCATAACAACGTTGTACCAAATGGGCACTTCAAAAAGCACTGGCAGAACTATGTGAAAACCTGGTTCAATCAGCCAGCAAGAAAGGCTAGGAGAAGGATTG CAAGGCAAAAGAAGGCGGTAAGGATCTTTCCAAGACCAACTTCTGGACCTCTTCGCCCAATCGTCCATGGCCAAACTTTGAAGTACAACATGAAGTTGAGAGCAGGCAAGGGTTTCACTCTTGAAGAGCTTAAG GCTGCTGGTATTTCAAAGAAACTTGCACCTACCATTGGTATTGCAGTCGATCACCGTCGGAAGAACAAATCCCTTGAAGGTCTTCAAGCCAATGTTCAGAGGCTTAAGACTTACAAGGCCAAACTTGTTGTCTTCCCGAGACAAGCTCGCAAGTTTAAG GCTGGTGATTCTACTGCTGAGGAGCTTGCAACTGCAACCCAAGTCCAGGGATCATACATGCCTATTTCTCGCGAGAAGCCTTCCGTGGAGCTTGTGAAGGTCACAGAGGAGATGAAGTCATTCAAGGCCTATAACAAGCTCCGTGTGGAACGTACGAATGAACGACACATTGGTGCCCGATTGAAGAAAGCTGCTGAGGCTGAGAAGGAAGACAAGAAGTAA
- the LOC107912656 gene encoding transcription initiation factor IIE subunit alpha produces the protein MSIEPFNRLVKLAARAFYDDVTTKGDNQPKTGRGDNRGIAVVVLDALTRRQWVREEDLAKELKLHSKQLRRILRLFEEEKLVTRDHRRETAKGAKIYSAAVAATADTQTGGKEGEEKIKLHTHSYCCLDYAQIYDVVRYRMHRMKKKIKDELEDKNTVQEYVCPGCGKRYNALDALRLVSLEDEYFHCERCNGELVAESDKLAAQDVGDGDDNARRRRREKLKDMLQKMEVQLKPLMEQLNRVKDMPIPEFGSLQAWEARASAAGRAVNGDSGSNDPSKNSQGYGGTPMPFLGETKVEVAFSGLDGKEDVKSESASTSLKVLPPWMIKQGMNLTKEQRGEVKQESKPDGSSAQPEFSDDKKSTVENDDKKKIQDEYLKAYYAALYKKQQELEEAAKKQQELLDIPLATGLSDSSNRQVGMKAKRDDNEGEDDIDWEEAPVAGNTTESYKVNDLNVEAEESGDDEDDVDWEEG, from the exons ATGAGCATCGAGCCATTTAACAG GTTGGTTAAACTTGCTGCTCGGGCGTTTTATGATGACGTGACAACAAAAGGAGATAATCAACCAAAGACGGGTCGAGGGGATAATAGAGGGATTGCTGTTGTAGTTCTTGATGCTCTTACAAG GAGACAATGGGTTAGGGAAGAAGATTTGGCAAAGGAGTTGAAACTCCATTCAAAGCAACTTCGGAGGATTTTACGGCTATTTGAGGAAGAAAAATTAGTTACCCGTGATCATAGAAGAGAG ACGGCTAAAGGGGCAAAGATTTATAGTGCTGCAGTTGCTGCGACGGCTGATACTCAAACGGGTGGGAAAGAGGGAGAGGAGAAGATTAAACTGCACACTCACTCTTATTGTTGTCTAGATTATGCACAG ATATATGATGTTGTTAGGTATAGGATGCATCgtatgaagaaaaaaataaaggatgaaCTTGAGGACAAGAATACTGTTCAGGAGTATGTCTGCCCTGGCTGTGGGAAAAG ATACAATGCTTTGGATGCATTGAGATTAGTTTCTTTGGAGGATGAATATTTTCACTGTGAAAGATGTAATGGAGAATTGGTGGCAGAGAGTGACAAGTTAGCCGCGCAAGATGTAGGAGATGGAGATGACAATGCACGACGACGACGGCGTGAAAAGTTGAAGGACATGCTTCAGAAAATGGAG GTACAGCTTAAACCATTAATGGAACAACTCAACAGAGTAAAAGATATGCCTATTCCAGAATTTGGAAGTCTCCAAGCATGGGAAGCTCGAGCAAGTGCTGCTGGGCGTGCTGTAAATGGTGATTCTGGTTCTAATGATCCTTCCAAAAATTCTCAGGGTTATGGTGGCACACCTATGCCATTTCTTGGGGAGACAAAG GTTGAAGTTGCCTTTTCTGGTCTTGATGGCAAGGAAGATGTCAAGTCTGAAAGTGCTAGCACATCCCTGAAAGTTTTGCCACCTTGGATGATAAAGCAAGGTATGAACCTGACGAAGGAACAACGTGGAGAGGTCAAGCAAGAGTCAAAGCCAGATGGCAGCTCAGCACAACCAGAATTTTCAGATGACAAAAAGTCCACTGTTGAAAATGACGATAAGAAGAAGATACAG GACGAGTATCTTAAAGCTTATTATGCTGCTTTGTATAAGAAACAACAAGAACTAGAAGAAGCTGCTAAGAAACAACAAGAATTATTGGACATTCCTCTAGCCACTGGTCTTTCTGACTCTTCCAATCGTCAAGTTGGTATGAAAGCTAAACGTGATGACAATGAGGGAGAAGATGATATTGATTGGGAAGAAGCTCCTGTTGCTG GCAATACAACTGAGAGTTATAAGGTCAATGATTTGAATGTGGAAGCAGAAGAATCTGGAGATGATGAGGATGATGTAGATTGGGAGGAAGGCTGA
- the LOC107911302 gene encoding uncharacterized protein, giving the protein MQNPTMNEKEEQESLIMASAKVVEYLEPLMSRELLCKFPDNSAFDFDYTQSTLWSPLVPRPYSPADLGFGPIITPRNLASDDEFGFGFGLKMEKSYCSAKQLRPNHIKKKITSAAFNISLNLLRNKNKKRKNMASEFSPTPVKGSCAPIFTRGWSKMLKAASKHFKRKKKESTVHMKIPNYLRDSHI; this is encoded by the exons ATGCAAAATCCAACCATGAACGAGAAAGAGGAGCAAGAGAGTTTGATCATGGCTTCAGCCAAAGTGGTGGAGTATTTGGAGCCGTTGATGTCAAGGGAGCTTCTTTGCAAGTTCCCAGACAACTCTGCTTTCGATTTCGACTACACCCAAAGCACGCTTTGGTCTCCTTTGGTCCCCCGCCCTTACAGCCCTGCAGATTTGGGGTTTGGTCCCATCATCACACCTCGGAACCTCGCTTCCGATGATGAGTTCGGGTTCGGGTTTGGATTGAAAATGGAGAAAAGCTATTGCAGTGCCAAGCAGCTCAGACCCAACCACATCAAGAAGAAGATAACCAGCGCTGCTTTCAACATTAGTCTCAATCTTTTgagaaacaaaaacaagaaaaggAAGAACATGGCTTCTGAGTTTTCTCCAACTCCTGTCAAGGGCAGCTGTGCCCCCATTTTTACCAGG GGGTGGAGCAAGATGCTGAAAGCTGCATCGAAGCATTtcaagaggaagaagaaagaatcgACGGTCCACATGAAGATCCCAAACTATTTGAGAGATTCACATATATga
- the LOC107912655 gene encoding serine/threonine-protein kinase SRK2B, translated as MRSLTDKIAKMEAELQAAEPVKRISIKDIKSHPWFLKNLPRELTEAAQATYYRKENPTFSLQSVDEIMKIVEEAKVAPRVSWPIGGFG; from the exons ATGAGGAGCCTTACGGATAAAATAGCTAAGATGGAAGCAGAACTGCAAGCAGCTGAGCCTGTTAAG AGGATCAGCATCAAAGATATCAAGAGCCATCCGTGGTTTTTGAAGAACTTGCCCAGAGAACTGACAGAGGCAGCTCAAGCTACTTACTACAGGAAAGAAAACCCGACGTTCTCCCTCCAAAGTGTTGATGAAATCATGAAAATAGTTGAAGAGGCCAAAGTTGCCCCTAGAGTATCATGGCCTATCGGAGGCTTTGGCTAG